Proteins encoded in a region of the Altererythrobacter ishigakiensis genome:
- a CDS encoding bile acid:sodium symporter family protein yields the protein MIRWATNLFAVWTVLGTAWAWFIPDHFLWVVDGTFRPFGQSLVSVLLGIIMLGMGLTLSPQDFGRVLKLPRAVATGVTLQFTVMPLAGIGFATLFGLETGLAVGLILVSCCPGGTASNVVAYLARANLALSVTMTLASTLIAVVLTPLLTGWLAGVFVEIDRWALFRGLITVVLLPVVAGVLLNRLLPTATARIAAASPLASVVGVVLIVGGIIAQSKPLIIEHAGVLLLALLALHATGFALGYVLSGLLKLGEAEQRTCAIEVGMQNSGLGSTLASSPSFAAQFTLPMQAALAPVPSAVSAVYHVVIGSLLAAWWRRDRKGEKE from the coding sequence ATGATCCGGTGGGCAACCAATCTATTTGCGGTCTGGACTGTGCTTGGAACTGCATGGGCGTGGTTTATTCCGGATCATTTCCTGTGGGTGGTTGACGGAACGTTTCGTCCCTTTGGACAATCGCTTGTCAGCGTGCTTCTTGGCATTATCATGCTGGGCATGGGGCTCACTCTTTCGCCTCAAGATTTTGGCCGTGTGCTTAAGCTTCCGCGCGCTGTTGCCACAGGTGTGACGCTGCAATTCACTGTAATGCCGCTCGCCGGGATCGGCTTTGCGACTTTGTTTGGACTTGAGACAGGCCTTGCCGTGGGTTTGATCCTTGTTTCCTGTTGCCCCGGCGGTACGGCATCGAACGTCGTTGCCTATCTCGCGCGGGCCAATCTGGCGCTGTCTGTCACAATGACGCTTGCCTCGACACTCATCGCAGTCGTGCTGACACCGCTTCTGACGGGTTGGCTGGCAGGCGTATTCGTGGAGATTGACCGCTGGGCGCTGTTTCGCGGATTGATAACTGTCGTTTTGCTGCCAGTGGTCGCGGGCGTGTTGCTTAACCGCCTTCTCCCAACCGCCACAGCCCGGATTGCGGCCGCATCGCCGCTCGCATCGGTTGTTGGCGTAGTATTGATTGTTGGCGGCATTATCGCACAGTCAAAGCCGCTGATCATCGAGCATGCAGGGGTTCTTTTGCTCGCGCTATTGGCGCTGCACGCGACTGGATTTGCTCTGGGCTATGTACTCAGCGGGCTGCTCAAGCTGGGCGAAGCGGAACAGCGCACCTGTGCTATTGAGGTGGGCATGCAAAACAGTGGCTTGGGGTCAACGCTTGCATCCAGCCCCAGTTTTGCCGCACAGTTTACTTTGCCGATGCAGGCTGCACTTGCGCCTGTGCCGAGCGCGGTGTCGGCGGTCTACCACGTTGTCATTGGCAGCTTGCTTGCCGCATGGTGGCGGCGAGATCGAAAGGGAGAGAAGGAATGA
- a CDS encoding NAD(P)H-binding protein, producing the protein MSEPQRIVLVGATGLVGRRVIEACIGREDIRLAAISRREMKLPKGARMELFVAQPEKWGEVFEALQPTALISALGTTIKKVGGDEEAFRAVDQHLVTDTAKAASKAGIRQMVAISSVNADARSKNFYLRVKGETEESLSKIGFKRLDILQPGLLRGPREGDPRLAEGIGQIIAPFIDPFLGGKLRDYRSIEARIVAQAALGFSSRKAAGRFTHTHDQIVRCAREWTKQGS; encoded by the coding sequence ATGTCTGAGCCCCAGCGGATAGTGCTCGTCGGCGCCACGGGTCTAGTGGGTCGCCGTGTGATCGAAGCATGCATCGGGCGCGAAGACATTCGCTTGGCAGCGATTTCTCGGCGTGAAATGAAATTGCCCAAGGGGGCGCGCATGGAGCTGTTTGTCGCGCAGCCGGAGAAATGGGGCGAAGTCTTCGAAGCATTGCAGCCTACCGCGCTGATTTCCGCGCTGGGAACGACCATCAAGAAGGTCGGCGGCGATGAAGAGGCATTTCGCGCCGTGGATCAGCATCTTGTCACCGATACAGCAAAAGCTGCCAGTAAAGCTGGTATCCGCCAGATGGTTGCCATCAGCTCCGTCAACGCCGATGCGAGGTCAAAGAATTTCTACCTCCGGGTGAAAGGCGAAACAGAGGAGAGTTTGTCCAAGATCGGTTTCAAACGGCTTGATATTCTTCAACCTGGATTGTTGCGTGGCCCGCGTGAGGGTGACCCGCGGCTAGCAGAAGGCATTGGACAGATCATCGCACCATTCATCGATCCATTTCTGGGAGGCAAACTGCGCGACTATCGCTCGATTGAGGCGCGCATAGTTGCGCAAGCAGCTCTGGGGTTCTCGTCACGAAAGGCTGCGGGTCGTTTCACGCACACGCACGATCAGATCGTCCGATGCGCGCGCGAATGGACAAAGCAGGGCAGCTAG